A genomic segment from Arcobacter acticola encodes:
- a CDS encoding GspE/PulE family protein, which produces MKSILKTFIDYSLFEKYGKEYFINNKIIPIYEDNIYLKIAVCSNSNLLTVKDDFDKLISYQEINELELLFILSNLDKKIALFNLASKSIFQNSFEKYISDFLEEVLLFSVELRASDIHIERYMDLILFKFRVDGRLKTFFAFEYDFFKYISSYIKLISNLDITQVRIPLDGRFSLLINEKNFDFRVSTMPTIDSESIVLRVLDNKNINKNLRTLGLSSNLLEILNESLKLTQGLILISGPTGSGKTTTLYSILKELDSEEKKIITVEDPIEYKIDSICQVAINNKIGLSFELVLKNILRQDPDVIFIGEVRDKFSLDIALQASLTGHLVIASIHANNAVETISRLVDLDADPFLISSTLKLIMAQRLVLNYCNFCKAKGCEKCNFTKYYDRSNIAEILRIDEKISSFIFKKSDINEIKEYLKTIKFKTMLDDGKQKVEENITSLDEVYKVISY; this is translated from the coding sequence ATGAAGAGTATCTTAAAAACATTTATTGATTATTCGTTATTTGAAAAGTATGGGAAAGAATATTTTATCAATAATAAAATAATTCCTATTTATGAGGATAATATATATCTAAAAATTGCAGTTTGTTCTAACTCAAATCTTCTAACAGTAAAAGATGATTTTGATAAATTGATTAGTTATCAAGAGATTAATGAGCTTGAGCTTTTATTTATTTTAAGTAATCTTGATAAAAAAATAGCTTTATTTAATTTAGCTTCTAAGTCGATTTTTCAGAATAGTTTTGAAAAATATATAAGTGATTTTCTAGAAGAAGTATTGCTTTTCTCTGTTGAATTACGAGCTAGTGATATACATATTGAAAGATATATGGATTTGATTTTATTTAAATTTAGAGTTGATGGAAGATTAAAAACATTTTTTGCCTTTGAATATGATTTTTTTAAATATATTTCTTCTTATATTAAATTAATTTCTAACTTAGATATTACTCAAGTTAGAATTCCACTTGATGGAAGATTCTCTTTACTTATAAATGAGAAGAATTTTGATTTTAGAGTTTCAACTATGCCTACAATTGATTCAGAATCAATTGTTTTAAGGGTTTTAGATAATAAAAATATAAATAAAAATCTAAGAACTTTAGGATTATCTTCGAATTTACTTGAAATTTTAAATGAATCACTAAAATTAACTCAAGGTTTGATATTGATTTCCGGACCAACGGGAAGTGGTAAAACTACAACTTTATACTCTATTTTAAAAGAGTTAGATAGTGAAGAAAAAAAGATTATTACAGTTGAAGATCCAATTGAATATAAAATAGATTCAATTTGTCAAGTTGCAATAAACAATAAAATTGGACTTAGTTTTGAACTTGTATTAAAAAATATTTTAAGACAAGATCCAGATGTGATTTTTATTGGAGAAGTCAGAGATAAATTTTCTTTGGATATTGCCCTACAAGCGTCTCTTACTGGACACTTAGTGATTGCTAGTATTCATGCTAATAATGCCGTTGAGACTATTTCTAGACTTGTAGATTTAGATGCAGATCCATTTTTGATTTCTAGTACATTAAAACTTATTATGGCACAAAGATTAGTTTTGAACTATTGTAATTTTTGTAAAGCAAAAGGGTGTGAGAAATGTAATTTTACAAAGTATTATGATAGATCAAATATTGCTGAGATTTTAAGAATTGATGAAAAGATATCTTCTTTTATATTTAAAAAATCAGATATAAATGAAATAAAAGAGTATCTTAAAACTATAAAATTTAAAACTATGTTAGATGATGGAAAACAAAAAGTTGAAGAAAATATTACTTCTTTAGATGAAGTTTATAAAGTGATTTCATACTGA
- the era gene encoding GTPase Era has protein sequence MTKCGYVSVVGRPNAGKSSLLNWLVGEKIAMVSHKANATRKRSNIIVMHNDDQIVFVDTPGIHETEKLLNQFMLDEALKAMGDCDLILFLAPITDKVSHYEDFLVKNKKNVKHILLLTKIDFVSNAEVLEKIKEYEKYSDRYEAVIPISIKKQTTKADILNDVVKHLPVHPYLFDPEIMTTENMRDLFKEFIRESIFENISDEIPYETDVLINKVEEKDNVDVVKATIIVQKSTQKGMIIGKNAVAIKRIGKDAREKIEKLTGKKCYLELFVSIKKGWTKDRQGLKDLGYDVTF, from the coding sequence ATGACAAAATGCGGATATGTATCAGTAGTAGGAAGACCGAATGCTGGTAAAAGTTCACTATTAAATTGGCTTGTTGGTGAAAAGATTGCGATGGTTTCACACAAAGCAAATGCTACAAGAAAAAGATCAAATATTATTGTAATGCACAATGATGATCAAATTGTATTTGTGGATACACCAGGTATTCATGAAACTGAAAAACTATTAAATCAATTTATGCTTGATGAGGCATTAAAAGCAATGGGTGATTGTGATTTAATTTTATTTTTAGCACCTATTACTGATAAAGTTTCACATTATGAAGATTTTTTAGTAAAAAATAAGAAAAATGTAAAACACATCTTACTTCTTACAAAAATTGATTTTGTATCAAATGCTGAAGTTTTAGAAAAAATCAAAGAATATGAAAAATACAGTGATAGATACGAAGCTGTAATTCCAATTTCTATAAAAAAACAAACTACAAAAGCTGATATTTTAAATGATGTTGTAAAACATTTACCAGTTCATCCATATTTATTTGATCCAGAAATTATGACTACTGAAAATATGAGAGATTTATTTAAAGAGTTTATTAGAGAATCAATTTTTGAAAATATTTCAGATGAAATTCCATATGAAACAGATGTTCTAATCAATAAAGTTGAAGAAAAAGATAATGTAGATGTTGTAAAAGCTACTATTATTGTTCAAAAATCTACTCAAAAAGGTATGATTATTGGAAAAAATGCAGTTGCAATTAAAAGAATTGGAAAAGATGCAAGAGAAAAAATAGAAAAACTAACAGGTAAAAAGTGCTATTTAGAGCTATTTGTTTCAATTAAAAAAGGTTGGACAAAAGACAGACAAGGACTTAAAGACTTAGGTTACGACGTAACTTTCTAA
- a CDS encoding YifB family Mg chelatase-like AAA ATPase: MKIIKSASLDTIDAISIDVESTFTKGLPTFTIVGMISTSISESKDRVKSALLTNGFKFPPLKITVNLSPSEINKKGTHFDLAIALQIAFYDQKNIDFNDIYFFGELSLDGNIKDTSSIFPIILSLTKKNLINKVLVCEESAKKLSNIPNLEIYCVKNLDDAINFIKSNKKEEFLFKKNPLEYKVLKINEIEYYFDTNYIDDFQDVIGQDMAKNAAVISSAGCHNIIFEGSPGCGKSMISKRLKYIMPPMNLEEILEKAKLQSLDYKEVDFLPIRAFRSPHHSSTKSSIFGGGSSNAKMGEIALSNNGILFFDELPHFSKSILEALREPLEDNKILISRVNTKIMYETKFIFIAAMNPCPCGNLLSSVKECRCNEMEIQRYKGRLSEPFLDRIDLYVVMNDAFSDNKNFVSSKELHEKVISAFIKQKKRGQSELNGKLRDEDIKKYCILDDESENILEKAKINYQLSFRSINKVLKVARTIADLNNNEIITKNDLLQSLSFRKR; encoded by the coding sequence ATGAAAATTATAAAGTCAGCCTCTTTAGATACAATAGATGCCATAAGCATTGATGTTGAGTCCACTTTTACAAAAGGCTTGCCTACCTTTACTATTGTTGGAATGATTAGTACAAGTATTAGTGAATCTAAGGATAGGGTAAAATCTGCACTTTTAACAAATGGATTTAAATTTCCACCTTTGAAAATAACTGTTAATCTCTCACCTTCTGAAATAAATAAAAAAGGTACTCATTTTGACTTGGCAATAGCTTTACAGATAGCTTTTTATGATCAAAAAAATATTGATTTTAATGACATATATTTTTTTGGTGAATTATCTCTTGATGGGAATATAAAAGATACAAGTTCAATTTTTCCTATTATTTTATCTTTAACAAAAAAGAATCTTATAAATAAAGTTTTAGTTTGTGAAGAAAGTGCAAAAAAACTCTCAAATATTCCAAATTTAGAAATCTATTGTGTAAAAAATTTAGATGATGCTATTAATTTTATTAAATCAAATAAAAAAGAAGAGTTTTTATTTAAAAAAAATCCATTAGAATATAAAGTATTAAAAATAAATGAAATAGAGTACTATTTTGATACAAATTATATAGATGATTTTCAAGATGTAATAGGTCAAGATATGGCTAAAAATGCAGCTGTTATAAGCTCTGCTGGTTGCCATAATATAATCTTTGAAGGAAGCCCTGGATGTGGTAAGTCAATGATTTCAAAAAGACTAAAATATATTATGCCACCTATGAATTTAGAAGAAATTTTAGAAAAAGCAAAACTTCAATCATTAGATTATAAAGAGGTAGATTTTCTACCAATTCGAGCATTTCGAAGTCCACATCATAGTTCAACCAAATCTTCCATTTTTGGAGGAGGTAGTTCAAATGCAAAGATGGGAGAAATCGCACTTAGTAACAATGGTATTTTGTTCTTTGATGAATTGCCACATTTTTCTAAATCAATTTTAGAAGCTTTAAGAGAACCATTAGAAGATAATAAGATTTTGATTTCAAGAGTGAATACAAAAATTATGTATGAAACAAAATTTATTTTCATCGCAGCTATGAATCCATGTCCTTGTGGTAATTTACTTTCTAGTGTAAAAGAGTGCAGATGTAATGAAATGGAAATCCAAAGATACAAAGGGCGCTTAAGTGAACCTTTTTTAGATCGAATTGATTTATATGTTGTTATGAATGATGCTTTTAGTGATAATAAAAACTTTGTAAGTTCTAAAGAATTGCATGAAAAAGTAATAAGTGCTTTTATAAAACAAAAGAAAAGAGGGCAAAGTGAATTAAATGGGAAATTAAGAGATGAGGATATAAAAAAATATTGTATCTTAGATGATGAATCAGAAAATATTCTAGAAAAAGCTAAAATAAATTATCAGCTCTCCTTTAGAAGTATAAATAAAGTTTTAAAAGTAGCAAGAACTATTGCTGATTTAAATAATAATGAAATAATTACAAAAAACGATTTATTACAAAGTTTAAGCTTTAGAAAAAGATAA
- the def gene encoding peptide deformylase → MIREVITYPNKLLRLKSKDVEQFDSKLHTLLDDMYETMMAETGVGLAAIQVAIPLNVLIINLPNEEDIQDKNDLIEAINPIITHKDGTQVFTEGCLSVPGFSEDVTRAKHIIVEYFDRNGQKQIMECEDFLAVAWQHEMEHLAGHLFIEHLSIIKRKKFEKEWKKKLKDKK, encoded by the coding sequence ATGATTAGAGAAGTTATAACTTATCCAAACAAATTACTTCGATTAAAATCTAAAGATGTGGAGCAGTTTGATTCAAAACTGCACACTCTTTTAGATGATATGTATGAAACTATGATGGCTGAAACAGGCGTTGGACTAGCTGCAATTCAAGTTGCAATCCCATTAAATGTTTTGATAATCAATTTACCAAATGAAGAAGATATTCAAGATAAAAATGATTTAATTGAAGCTATCAATCCTATAATTACTCACAAAGATGGTACTCAAGTATTCACTGAAGGGTGTTTAAGTGTTCCTGGTTTTAGTGAAGATGTTACAAGAGCAAAGCATATAATAGTTGAATATTTTGATAGAAATGGTCAAAAACAAATAATGGAATGCGAAGATTTTCTAGCAGTTGCATGGCAACATGAGATGGAGCATTTAGCAGGTCATTTATTTATAGAACATCTGTCAATAATTAAAAGAAAAAAATTTGAAAAAGAGTGGAAAAAGAAGTTAAAAGATAAAAAATAA
- the clpP gene encoding ATP-dependent Clp endopeptidase proteolytic subunit ClpP, with amino-acid sequence MSYIPYVVEKSGRGERSYDIYSRLLKDRIIMLSGEVNDQVASTIVAQLLFLEAEDPDKDIYLYINSPGGVITSGMSIYDTMNYIKPDVCTICIGQAASMGAFLLSAGVKGKRYSLPNSRIMIHQPSGGAQGQSTDIQIQAKEIQRMKDSLNAMIAEQTGKTIETIEKDTERDNFMSAEEACAYGLIDEVITKHK; translated from the coding sequence ATGAGTTATATACCATATGTAGTTGAAAAAAGCGGTAGAGGGGAAAGAAGTTACGATATTTATTCAAGACTTCTAAAAGATAGAATTATTATGTTAAGTGGAGAAGTAAATGACCAAGTTGCGTCAACTATTGTTGCTCAGTTACTTTTTCTTGAAGCTGAAGATCCAGATAAAGATATCTATTTATATATAAACTCTCCAGGTGGAGTAATTACAAGTGGTATGTCAATTTATGATACTATGAATTATATCAAACCTGATGTTTGTACTATTTGTATAGGACAAGCAGCATCTATGGGTGCATTTTTATTATCAGCTGGTGTAAAAGGTAAGAGATATTCTTTACCTAACTCTAGAATAATGATTCACCAACCATCAGGTGGTGCTCAAGGTCAATCAACTGATATCCAAATTCAAGCTAAAGAGATTCAAAGAATGAAAGATAGTTTAAATGCAATGATTGCAGAACAAACTGGAAAAACTATTGAAACTATTGAAAAAGATACAGAAAGAGATAATTTTATGAGTGCTGAAGAAGCTTGTGCTTATGGTTTAATTGACGAAGTTATAACTAAACATAAATAA
- the tig gene encoding trigger factor: MEFNANRVDGANAVITATVTKETIEANLDKVAKQAAKTMNVQGFRKGKVPVTVIKQRFAEKLREDAEGDALRKVLNDGIKELAIASEDLIGEPNISKFDKKEDGSIEVEIAVACKPTIDLGDYKSLLPEVAEKEIDAADIDARLEEISKSSAPLAKIARKRAVKQDDHAVIDFEGFVDGVAFEGGKAEKYPLHVGSGSFIPGFEEQVIGMKYEEQKDIVVTFPESYQAKNLAGKEATFKVTLHEIQEKAAAELNDEFAQKMLPNEENVTIDTLREKIKEQMKSEAMGKYYREELKPAYLETLVERIEFALPNSVVDQEINYALNNKVRSMGEDEIKALQEDPAKVEEIRNELKEDAVNSVKATFIIDSLAKAENIQVSDQEVMQVLYYEAMQMGQNPQEVVKQYQEAGYLPAIKMSMIEEKVISKLLDEKLGK; this comes from the coding sequence ATGGAATTTAACGCAAATAGAGTTGATGGAGCAAACGCAGTTATCACTGCTACAGTTACAAAAGAAACAATTGAAGCAAATTTAGACAAAGTAGCTAAACAAGCTGCAAAAACTATGAATGTTCAAGGTTTTAGAAAAGGAAAAGTTCCTGTAACTGTTATTAAGCAAAGATTTGCTGAAAAATTAAGAGAAGATGCTGAAGGTGACGCATTAAGAAAAGTTTTAAATGACGGTATCAAAGAATTAGCAATTGCAAGTGAAGATTTAATTGGTGAGCCAAATATTTCTAAATTTGATAAAAAAGAAGATGGTTCAATCGAAGTTGAAATCGCAGTTGCTTGTAAACCAACTATTGATTTAGGTGATTATAAATCATTACTTCCAGAAGTTGCTGAAAAAGAAATTGATGCTGCTGATATTGATGCAAGATTAGAAGAAATTTCTAAATCATCTGCTCCATTAGCAAAAATTGCTAGAAAAAGAGCTGTAAAACAAGATGATCATGCTGTTATCGATTTTGAAGGTTTTGTTGATGGTGTTGCATTTGAAGGTGGAAAAGCTGAAAAGTATCCATTACACGTAGGTTCAGGTTCATTTATTCCAGGATTTGAAGAACAAGTTATCGGTATGAAATATGAAGAGCAAAAAGATATCGTTGTAACTTTCCCAGAATCTTACCAAGCTAAAAACTTAGCAGGTAAAGAAGCTACTTTTAAAGTAACTTTACATGAAATTCAAGAAAAAGCAGCAGCTGAATTAAATGATGAATTTGCACAAAAAATGTTACCAAATGAAGAAAATGTAACAATTGATACTTTAAGAGAAAAAATTAAAGAGCAAATGAAATCTGAAGCTATGGGTAAATACTATAGAGAAGAATTAAAACCTGCATATTTAGAAACTTTAGTTGAGAGAATAGAATTTGCATTACCAAATTCTGTAGTTGATCAAGAGATTAACTATGCTTTAAATAATAAAGTAAGATCAATGGGTGAAGATGAAATTAAAGCTTTACAAGAAGATCCTGCAAAAGTTGAAGAAATTAGAAATGAATTAAAAGAAGATGCAGTTAATTCTGTAAAAGCTACATTTATTATTGATTCTTTAGCAAAAGCTGAAAATATTCAAGTAAGTGATCAAGAAGTTATGCAAGTTCTTTATTATGAAGCAATGCAAATGGGACAAAACCCACAAGAAGTTGTAAAACAATACCAAGAAGCTGGATACTTACCAGCTATTAAAATGTCTATGATTGAAGAGAAAGTTATCTCTAAATTATTAGATGAAAAATTAGGAAAATAA
- a CDS encoding VWA domain-containing protein: MYLIITKQSKLTSYFSKNALNKLSVSNQYFSNKARNITLFLSLIFMIIALARPVTNEKINDIEAELNAVVIAIDVSKSMNAIDIYPNRLEFAKKKILDIIDTSKTEAIGVILFAKSSFLLSAVTQDLTSIKLLINNLDTGINFDNGTNIFSTLETTQKLLKDFSSKNLILLTDGADNTDFEKEIGFANKNKINVYTLALGTPQGSVIKLNDGNFLTDKNGDIVNVKLNESIKELSLKTNGGYINYTLDNRDINQILNDINSKSQKEKFDNTKYKSYTELFYYPLAFGIFLLLIAFSSLPTFTKNKSSLSILLLSLIFISNSNLNASSIFDFNTIKEANNAYEKEEYEKASNEFKKLDSNESRDYNLANSYYKDNKFKEAIELYKNIQTSNNDLEFKRLHNLANSYAKNKDFQNAIKNYEEALKLKNDQNTRENLELVKKLLENKNKKQEQNDKEDKQEKENKDTKEKEQKKEKKQKNDSKNQENRNQEKSEETQKEKKEEDRKQEIMSDYEEQKWLKDLESQKTNSLLKKMESSNEDSISNPW, from the coding sequence ATGTATTTAATAATCACAAAACAAAGTAAATTAACTTCTTATTTTTCAAAAAATGCCTTAAACAAGCTTAGTGTCTCAAATCAATATTTTTCTAATAAGGCTAGAAATATAACTCTTTTTTTATCTTTAATTTTTATGATAATAGCCCTTGCAAGACCTGTAACAAATGAAAAGATAAATGATATAGAAGCAGAGTTAAATGCTGTAGTAATAGCAATAGATGTTTCAAAATCTATGAATGCTATAGATATTTATCCAAATAGATTAGAATTTGCAAAAAAGAAAATACTAGATATTATTGATACTTCTAAAACAGAAGCAATAGGAGTTATACTATTTGCTAAATCATCTTTTTTGTTATCTGCTGTTACTCAAGATTTAACATCAATAAAACTTCTAATAAATAATCTTGATACTGGAATAAATTTTGACAACGGCACAAATATATTTTCAACTTTAGAAACTACACAAAAACTATTAAAAGATTTTTCAAGTAAAAATCTGATTTTATTAACAGATGGAGCAGATAATACAGATTTTGAAAAAGAAATTGGGTTTGCAAATAAAAATAAAATAAATGTTTATACACTAGCTCTTGGAACACCACAAGGTTCAGTTATAAAATTAAATGATGGAAATTTTTTAACAGATAAAAATGGCGATATAGTAAATGTAAAATTAAATGAATCAATAAAAGAATTAAGCCTTAAAACAAATGGTGGATATATAAATTACACACTTGATAACAGGGATATAAATCAAATACTAAATGATATAAATTCAAAGTCACAAAAAGAAAAATTTGATAACACTAAATACAAATCATATACTGAACTATTTTATTATCCTTTGGCTTTTGGTATATTTTTACTTTTGATTGCTTTTTCATCTCTGCCTACTTTTACAAAAAACAAATCATCTCTTTCAATACTTTTATTATCATTGATTTTTATTTCAAACTCAAATTTAAATGCCTCTTCAATTTTTGATTTCAATACAATAAAAGAAGCAAATAATGCCTATGAAAAAGAAGAATATGAAAAAGCATCAAATGAATTTAAAAAATTAGATTCAAATGAATCAAGAGATTATAATCTTGCAAATTCTTATTATAAAGATAATAAATTTAAAGAAGCTATAGAATTATATAAAAACATTCAAACTTCAAATAATGATCTAGAGTTTAAAAGATTACACAATTTAGCTAATTCTTATGCAAAAAATAAGGATTTTCAAAATGCAATTAAAAACTATGAAGAAGCATTAAAACTTAAAAATGATCAAAATACTAGAGAAAATTTAGAATTAGTGAAAAAACTATTGGAAAATAAAAATAAAAAACAAGAGCAAAATGACAAAGAAGATAAGCAAGAAAAAGAAAACAAAGATACTAAAGAAAAAGAACAAAAAAAAGAAAAAAAACAAAAAAATGATTCTAAAAATCAAGAAAATAGAAATCAAGAAAAATCAGAAGAAACCCAAAAAGAGAAAAAAGAAGAAGATAGAAAACAAGAAATAATGTCTGATTATGAAGAACAAAAATGGTTAAAAGACTTAGAAAGCCAAAAAACAAATTCTTTACTAAAAAAAATGGAATCTTCGAATGAAGATTCCATTTCAAATCCATGGTAA
- the ppk2 gene encoding polyphosphate kinase 2 has product MNLSDFEMTTYSGLYVSKEAHVKYGKKYITRFQHDKKRYVKVLGYSIRDKMSVKNAFDLMQKFKDTIIVEPHETIIEKAEEKIVVQEKKVSIKDNAELVKLKEENDFFKSILGDYQKLKPEVLAEGIQKIHDLEALKKYQIELIKLQNFLEKGNKRMIILFEGRDASGKGGAIRRITRYMNNKHYRIVALGKPDDTQRNQWFLQRYIEHFPTGGEIVMFDRSWYNRAMVEPIFGFCTPEEHEIFMEDVVNFEQDLVRQGMVLIKLYFSVSKEEQKRRFDRRIEDPLRQWKFSEVDMQAQDLWDEFSEKKYEMLRRTTSRAAPWHIVRSDDKHKARLEAMKIILNSVDYDGRNYSLDFDPNEAINISVQKELLQMRKSKDY; this is encoded by the coding sequence ATGAATTTAAGTGATTTTGAAATGACAACGTATAGCGGCTTATACGTTTCAAAAGAGGCACATGTAAAATATGGAAAAAAATATATTACAAGATTTCAACATGATAAAAAAAGATATGTAAAAGTTTTAGGCTATAGCATAAGAGATAAAATGAGTGTTAAAAATGCATTTGATTTAATGCAAAAATTTAAAGACACAATAATTGTAGAACCTCATGAAACTATAATTGAAAAAGCAGAAGAAAAAATAGTAGTACAGGAAAAAAAGGTGTCAATAAAAGATAATGCAGAATTAGTAAAACTAAAAGAAGAAAATGATTTTTTTAAATCTATATTAGGTGATTATCAAAAGTTAAAGCCAGAAGTTTTAGCAGAAGGTATTCAAAAAATTCATGATTTAGAAGCTTTGAAAAAATATCAAATAGAATTAATAAAACTTCAAAATTTCCTAGAAAAAGGGAATAAAAGAATGATTATTCTTTTTGAAGGAAGAGATGCTTCAGGAAAAGGTGGAGCTATTAGAAGAATTACTAGATATATGAATAATAAACATTATAGAATAGTAGCTCTTGGTAAACCTGATGATACTCAAAGAAACCAATGGTTTTTACAAAGATACATTGAACATTTTCCAACAGGTGGAGAAATAGTAATGTTTGATAGATCTTGGTATAACAGAGCTATGGTTGAGCCAATTTTTGGATTTTGTACTCCTGAAGAACATGAGATTTTTATGGAAGATGTTGTTAATTTTGAGCAAGATTTAGTAAGACAAGGAATGGTTTTGATTAAACTTTATTTCTCTGTTTCTAAAGAAGAGCAAAAAAGAAGATTTGATAGAAGAATAGAAGATCCATTAAGACAATGGAAATTCTCAGAAGTTGATATGCAAGCACAAGATTTATGGGATGAATTTTCTGAAAAAAAATATGAAATGCTAAGACGAACAACTTCAAGAGCTGCTCCTTGGCATATTGTAAGAAGTGATGATAAGCATAAAGCTAGACTTGAAGCTATGAAAATTATTTTAAATTCTGTTGATTATGATGGAAGAAATTATTCTTTAGATTTTGATCCAAATGAGGCTATAAATATTTCTGTTCAAAAAGAACTTTTACAAATGAGAAAATCAAAAGACTACTAA
- the ppk2 gene encoding polyphosphate kinase 2: protein MGQERKIIDNEFSDMEEIDTEKSLKHDYKEKNRDREKLEEKEEEGRKKVQIWVRKETLDYEKELTKLQIELLKLQNHVKENGLKVLMIFEGRDAAGKGGTIKRITEHLNPRGARVVALEKPSDIEKTQWYFQRYTQHLPSAGEIVMFDRSWYNRAGVEPVMGFCTTEEHHEFLREVPEFEKMLVKSGIILFKFYFSVSKKEQAKRFKKREIDPLKQFKLSPVDKESQNLWDKYTIAKFSMLMASNTDIAPWTVIRSDNKKAARLNCIKHILLNVNYERKTDDKIFEIDNEILITGIEEIENMEQDHKLARLA, encoded by the coding sequence ATGGGGCAGGAGCGGAAAATTATTGATAATGAATTTTCAGATATGGAGGAAATTGATACTGAAAAATCTTTAAAACATGATTATAAAGAAAAAAATAGAGATAGAGAAAAGTTAGAAGAAAAAGAAGAAGAGGGACGTAAAAAAGTTCAGATTTGGGTTAGAAAAGAGACTTTAGATTATGAAAAAGAGTTAACAAAACTACAAATTGAACTTCTAAAATTACAAAATCATGTAAAAGAAAATGGACTAAAAGTTCTTATGATTTTTGAGGGTAGAGATGCTGCTGGCAAGGGTGGAACTATTAAAAGAATCACAGAACATTTAAATCCAAGGGGTGCAAGAGTTGTGGCTTTAGAAAAACCAAGTGATATTGAAAAAACACAATGGTATTTTCAAAGGTATACACAACATCTACCAAGTGCTGGGGAAATCGTAATGTTCGATAGATCTTGGTATAACAGAGCAGGTGTTGAGCCTGTAATGGGATTTTGTACAACTGAAGAACATCATGAGTTTTTAAGAGAAGTTCCAGAATTTGAAAAAATGCTTGTTAAATCAGGAATAATTTTATTTAAATTCTACTTTTCTGTTTCAAAAAAAGAACAAGCAAAGAGATTCAAAAAAAGAGAAATAGATCCTTTAAAACAGTTCAAACTTTCACCTGTTGATAAAGAATCTCAAAATTTATGGGATAAATATACGATTGCTAAATTTTCAATGTTGATGGCTTCAAATACAGACATCGCCCCATGGACTGTAATTAGAAGTGACAATAAAAAAGCTGCAAGATTAAATTGTATAAAACATATATTGTTAAATGTTAATTATGAACGTAAAACAGATGATAAAATATTTGAAATAGATAATGAAATTTTAATTACTGGAATTGAAGAAATAGAAAATATGGAACAAGACCATAAATTAGCAAGGTTAGCCTAA